The Chitinophagales bacterium genomic sequence AAAGGTCTTCGGCATCGGCATCAAATTCAAGGCTTGGATTCCAGACAAGTTGTGCCTGTGCCACAGTCTGCGGATATTGAAATTCAAAGTCTGTTTTATGAATCATATCAAGATCCTTGTTGAAGATAGCCGCCAGGTATTTTTTATGCACCAGGTTGGGATCATCGCCCTTCTGTGTTTTGGTACCGGCCACTAATAATACAGTACCATCCGCGTCATTTTCCGCTTTGGTCACCAGGGAATATTTGTTGCCTTCATCAGATTTGGGTTTGAGTTTTTCCAGCAGCTTCACGTCTTTGTCATAGCCGCCCCAGAACCAACTCCAGTTATAATTGATCTGCTTGCGCTTAAGGACAAGTGTTCCGGTGAGGTTATTTTCCACCGAAACAGCTTCCACCGTATAGTTCTCGCCTTTATACTTGAACCATTTGTATTTTTCACGGGCTTTGTCAAAATCGATCTGATCAGTAACCAGGTTTTTATAATTGAATTCCAGGTCAAACTGGTATGTTTCAAACTTCACCTGCTTGTCGTTGGCTTTCGTTACAAAGGTGAGTTCCATCAGGTTCTTTGGTTCATCAATGTTGATGTTACCAAGATAACCGCGGTTGGCTTTGCCGGTAATCTCATAGGTCTTTTCAATGGAAAGTTTCTGCGCCATTGCCTGCCATCCAAATAGGAGGAAGGCGATGATGAGTAAGGGAAATACTTTCATGGTATTGGTTTTTCTGCGAAGTTAATTCAATATCATTGTGATCAAAATGATATAAACAGATTGGCGGGTTAAAGATCATTCATCCTGCTCATTCAACAGATCATCCAATGCCCTCCTGTCTCTCTTGGTGGGCCGGCCTTCACCACGGCTATGCAACAACTGCATTTCCGCCGCATGGAGCTGCATGCTGCGCAATACAGCTTCATCAGTTACATTTCTGCAGCAGGTTTGTGCGAGTGTGGCACTCAGCCTGTTTCCCGCCGGTTGCAATACCTCATAGTGCAGGGTAAAAGCACCATTTCTGACGGCGATAATTGTGCCCGCCTGCACCAGCCGTGAGGCCTTAACAGGTTGGCTTTGTATGGTGACCTTCCCTTTGTCACAGGCTGCCGCAGCCAGCGTGCGGGTCTTAAAAATCCTTACAGCCCACAGCCATTTGTCAATTCGGATCTTGTCTGCCGGTGATTTCATCGGTTACTTTCTTTCAAAAAATATTTAGCACATGAAGTTATTTTAATGATGCCTGTTCTTCATTATTAAAAGTAATTTTCTTTAAACAATAGTGTACAGAAGATATTGCTTTTTTGACGGACATAAATCCTGCCGGTGGTTGAATGCATTGTTCTCTTCTTTTGCATTGCCATGAGAAATTGAGTTGATAAACGAACCTCATCAGTTCCGGGATCTTGCCACACGGTATTTATCAATAGCATATATCGTTTTATCAATGATTGAAGCATCGTTCTTGAAAGTGATTAAAATCATTGTATAGAAATGAATGGAACGATAGTTTTACTATCGTTGAAATAATGTCAACCGACTTGTAAAATGCCGGCGTTCATTCACTATTCCAGAACTGCGCATGTAATCCGCCTCATTGCGGGAATCATGTGCCTGATGGCAATTCTCTTCATCAGCCTCTTCGCCTTTGATGTCTTTGATCCTGCCTTGTCCGTTCTTCAGCAGATCCAGGCATTTTTATTACATATGATTCCGTCATTTTTATTGCTGGCGATGTTGATTTTTGCCTGGAAAAAAGCGCTGACCGGCGGCATAGTCATTCTGTTGACCGGGCTATTGCTGTCGCCGTTTGTCTTCACCCATAATTACCAGATGAATCACAATGTGTGGATGAGTTTGGGCATCATTGTCCTGATCAATCTGCCTTTTGTACTGGTAGGAGCGCTTTTTATTGTCAGCGCTTACCTGCAGCACAAATCGCATTTGCCGGTCTGATTGGAGCAAAGGAAATTTTTTAAAAGGATATTTTAACCTGCAGGGGGAAGGTTTACTAATCCTTTCGAATCATTCATGTTGCATTGAACAGAAGTGTTGGCTTTGGCTTGTCAACACAGTGCAGTATTATTTCATCAGGTAAAAAGCGGGTTAGTC encodes the following:
- a CDS encoding RNA-binding S4 domain-containing protein, which encodes MKSPADKIRIDKWLWAVRIFKTRTLAAAACDKGKVTIQSQPVKASRLVQAGTIIAVRNGAFTLHYEVLQPAGNRLSATLAQTCCRNVTDEAVLRSMQLHAAEMQLLHSRGEGRPTKRDRRALDDLLNEQDE